Proteins co-encoded in one Arthrobacter alpinus genomic window:
- a CDS encoding fumarylacetoacetate hydrolase family protein, whose protein sequence is MRIARFVVDNDPMYGIVEGEPGSEIVTVIKGDPFFNGVERTAVKHPLIDVRLVAPIIPRSKVIGVGRNFADHARELGNEVPESPLLFLKPNTSVIGPNEPIVLPEFSEEVSYEAELCVVIGRICKDVPEERVDEVIFGYTCGNDLTARDVQAGDGQWARAKGFDTAAPLGPWIETELDPDDVDIKGWLNGELRQDGNSNQMVRSVRELVSLVSHAFTLLPGDVIMTGTPAGVDLVQAGDRYDIEIEGIGRLSNPVVRR, encoded by the coding sequence ATGCGTATAGCCCGATTTGTTGTTGATAATGACCCCATGTACGGCATTGTGGAAGGGGAGCCCGGCAGTGAAATTGTCACTGTCATCAAGGGCGATCCCTTCTTTAATGGCGTCGAACGAACCGCCGTCAAGCACCCGCTGATCGATGTGCGCCTCGTGGCACCGATCATCCCGCGCAGCAAAGTCATCGGCGTTGGTCGCAACTTTGCCGATCACGCCCGCGAGCTCGGCAACGAGGTGCCTGAGAGCCCGTTGCTGTTCCTCAAGCCCAACACCTCCGTGATTGGCCCGAACGAGCCGATCGTCCTGCCCGAATTCTCCGAAGAAGTTTCCTACGAAGCCGAGCTGTGTGTGGTCATTGGACGCATCTGCAAGGATGTTCCGGAAGAGCGCGTGGACGAGGTCATCTTCGGCTACACCTGCGGCAATGACTTGACCGCCCGCGATGTTCAGGCCGGCGATGGCCAGTGGGCCCGCGCCAAGGGTTTCGACACCGCGGCACCCCTGGGCCCGTGGATTGAAACCGAACTGGACCCCGACGACGTCGACATCAAGGGCTGGCTCAACGGCGAACTCCGCCAGGACGGCAACTCCAACCAGATGGTCCGCAGCGTCCGCGAGCTCGTCTCGCTCGTCTCCCACGCGTTCACGCTGCTCCCGGGCGACGTCATCATGACCGGCACCCCTGCCGGCGTGGATCTGGTGCAGGCAGGCGACCGCTACGACATCGAAATCGAGGGCATTGGCCGCCTCTCCAACCCGGTGGTTCGCCGCTAG